Proteins found in one Oribacterium sp. oral taxon 102 genomic segment:
- the sufU gene encoding Fe-S cluster assembly sulfur transfer protein SufU, producing MATNSTFYNEVLTDHNIHPGHKFRMEDASYSLEGVNPSCGDDIILYLKLDENRVITDASFDGDGCAISQASADMMCDLIIGKAEQEALRLSEIFLRMIRGKVTAEEREELEEAGILEDISHMPSRVKCAVLGWRTMDEILKDAAEGRTDRYSGKFD from the coding sequence ATGGCGACGAATAGTACATTTTACAATGAGGTTCTGACCGATCATAATATTCATCCGGGACACAAATTCCGCATGGAGGATGCGAGCTACTCTCTGGAGGGAGTAAATCCGAGCTGCGGGGATGATATCATCCTCTATTTGAAGCTGGATGAGAATCGTGTGATTACAGACGCTTCGTTCGACGGAGACGGCTGCGCGATTTCGCAGGCAAGCGCGGATATGATGTGCGATCTCATCATTGGAAAAGCGGAGCAGGAGGCGCTCCGTCTGTCAGAGATCTTTCTTCGTATGATTCGCGGCAAGGTGACGGCAGAGGAGAGGGAAGAGCTGGAGGAGGCGGGTATCCTGGAGGATATCTCCCATATGCCGTCCCGTGTGAAGTGCGCGGTGCTGGGCTGGCGTACGATGGATGAGATCCTCAAGGACGCCGCGGAGGGCAGGACGGACCGTTACTCCGGAAAGTTCGATTGA
- the sufC gene encoding Fe-S cluster assembly ATPase SufC, which translates to MTDLLNVKGLNVFVEEKEILHDVSFLVNRGETHVLMGPNGAGKSTLGNALMGNPQYRISGGQILFEGEDITEESADKRAKRGMFLSFQNPLEVPGITLANFIRSAMEQRTGKRIRLWDFKKEMKAAMELLNMAPDYADRDLNVGFSGGEKKKAEILQLLMLKPRLAILDETDSGLDVDAVRTVSKGIEEYQKSMDGALIVITHNARILESLKVDKTHVMVNGEVKAEGGAELVAEINQSGFERFL; encoded by the coding sequence ATGACTGATTTATTAAATGTTAAGGGGCTTAATGTCTTCGTGGAGGAAAAGGAGATCCTCCATGATGTGAGCTTCCTCGTGAACCGCGGGGAGACGCATGTGCTGATGGGACCGAACGGCGCGGGCAAGTCTACCCTCGGGAATGCACTGATGGGGAATCCGCAGTACCGGATCAGCGGAGGGCAGATCCTCTTCGAGGGAGAGGATATCACAGAGGAGAGCGCGGATAAGAGAGCGAAGCGCGGCATGTTCCTTTCCTTCCAGAATCCGCTGGAGGTGCCGGGAATCACGCTCGCAAACTTTATCCGCTCCGCGATGGAGCAGCGGACAGGAAAGCGGATCCGTCTCTGGGATTTCAAGAAGGAGATGAAGGCGGCGATGGAGCTCCTGAATATGGCTCCGGATTATGCGGATCGGGATCTCAATGTCGGCTTCTCCGGCGGAGAGAAAAAGAAGGCAGAGATTCTGCAGCTTCTGATGCTGAAGCCGCGTCTTGCGATTCTGGATGAGACAGATTCCGGACTGGATGTCGATGCGGTCCGCACGGTATCGAAGGGCATCGAGGAATACCAGAAGTCCATGGACGGTGCACTGATCGTCATTACCCACAATGCACGGATTCTGGAGTCCCTGAAGGTGGATAAAACGCATGTGATGGTCAACGGAGAGGTGAAGGCGGAGGGGGGCGCCGAGCTCGTTGCAGAGATCAATCAGAGCGGATTCGAGCGGTTCCTGTAA
- a CDS encoding aminotransferase class V-fold PLP-dependent enzyme, translating into MRTITKEERVREDERIRSKFLIFHTAKFTYLDNAATTQKPECVLQAVNNYYRTQNANPLRGLYKLSITATDVYENAREEVRRFLNAGSTEEIIFTRNATESLNLVAYSYARHFLKEGDEILTTIMEHHSNMLPWQQAAKAVGATVRYILPEKDGSISEECFRSYMNERVKLVAMTQISNVLGCENDVKTFSRIAHEYGAVFVCDGAQSVPHRQVDVQALDVDFLAFSGHKIYGPMGIGVLYGKRELLEKMPPFLFGGEMIEYVTTEGASWNELPHKFEAGTVNAGGAAGLAEALRYVRSIGMEVIEEREYHLTKLLMEEMQRIPHVHILGSGDPANHHGIVTFTVDGVHPHDIAAIFDSCDVDIRAGHHCAQPLMKYMGTPSTTRASVGLYNTEEDIHAFVSALRRIRGEMGYGDE; encoded by the coding sequence GTGAGAACGATTACGAAGGAAGAGAGAGTGAGAGAGGATGAGAGGATCCGGTCGAAGTTCCTGATCTTCCATACCGCGAAATTCACTTATCTGGACAATGCGGCGACGACCCAGAAGCCGGAGTGCGTATTGCAGGCAGTCAACAACTACTATCGGACGCAGAACGCGAATCCGCTCCGCGGTTTGTACAAGCTTTCGATCACGGCAACGGACGTCTATGAGAATGCCCGTGAGGAGGTTCGCCGTTTTCTGAATGCGGGATCGACGGAGGAGATTATCTTCACACGGAATGCCACAGAGAGCCTAAACCTCGTTGCCTACAGCTACGCGCGGCATTTCCTGAAAGAAGGGGACGAGATCCTGACGACGATCATGGAGCATCACAGCAATATGCTCCCGTGGCAGCAGGCAGCGAAGGCGGTTGGCGCGACAGTACGCTATATTCTCCCGGAGAAGGACGGCAGTATTTCCGAGGAGTGTTTCCGCTCCTATATGAATGAGCGGGTGAAGCTCGTCGCGATGACACAGATTTCCAATGTGCTCGGCTGCGAAAATGATGTGAAGACCTTTTCCCGCATTGCCCATGAGTATGGCGCGGTCTTTGTCTGTGATGGCGCGCAGTCCGTCCCGCACAGGCAGGTGGACGTGCAGGCGCTGGATGTGGATTTTCTCGCCTTTTCCGGGCACAAGATCTACGGACCGATGGGGATTGGTGTGCTCTATGGGAAGAGAGAGCTGCTGGAGAAGATGCCGCCGTTCCTTTTCGGCGGAGAGATGATCGAGTATGTGACGACAGAGGGCGCGAGCTGGAATGAGCTTCCGCACAAGTTTGAGGCGGGGACGGTGAATGCCGGCGGCGCAGCAGGGCTCGCGGAGGCGCTCCGCTATGTCCGCTCCATCGGCATGGAGGTGATTGAGGAGCGGGAATATCATCTGACGAAGCTTCTGATGGAGGAAATGCAGCGGATTCCGCATGTGCATATTTTAGGTTCAGGCGATCCGGCGAATCACCATGGCATCGTGACCTTCACTGTTGACGGTGTGCATCCGCATGACATAGCGGCGATCTTCGATTCCTGCGATGTGGATATTCGTGCCGGGCATCACTGCGCCCAGCCGTTGATGAAGTATATGGGGACGCCGAGTACGACGCGGGCAAGCGTCGGGCTCTACAATACGGAGGAGGACATCCATGCCTTCGTATCGGCGCTGCGGAGAATTCGAGGAGAGATGGGCTATGGCGACGAATAG
- the pheS gene encoding phenylalanine--tRNA ligase subunit alpha produces MELVRNAEDAQVLNEVRVQLLGKKGEITQLLKSMKELSAEERPAFGQRVNELREAVESRLSEQRTKLERAQREAKLREETIDVTLPPRRIQYGHPHPNTKALEEVERIFIGMGYEVVEGPEVEFDKYNFEKLNIPAGHPARDEQDTFYITENILLRTQTSSVQARVMEQGRLPIRMICPGRVFRSDAVDATHSPSFHQIEGLVIDRHVTFADLKGTLDAFAKELFGPETKTKLRPHHFPFTEPSAEVDVSCFKCGGKGCRFCKGEGWIEILGCGMVHPHVLEMCGINPKEYSGFAFGVGLERIALLKYEIDDMRLLYENDTRFLEQF; encoded by the coding sequence ATGGAGCTGGTTCGGAACGCAGAGGATGCACAGGTGCTGAATGAGGTGCGCGTGCAGCTGCTGGGAAAGAAGGGGGAGATTACCCAGCTTCTGAAGTCGATGAAGGAGTTAAGTGCCGAGGAGAGGCCGGCATTCGGGCAGCGCGTGAACGAGCTCCGCGAGGCAGTGGAGTCGCGGCTCTCCGAGCAGCGGACGAAGCTGGAGCGCGCGCAGAGAGAGGCGAAGCTCAGGGAAGAAACGATCGATGTGACGCTCCCTCCGAGGAGGATACAGTATGGACATCCGCATCCGAATACCAAGGCGCTGGAGGAGGTGGAACGAATCTTCATCGGCATGGGCTACGAGGTCGTAGAGGGGCCGGAGGTAGAATTCGATAAGTATAATTTCGAGAAGCTCAATATCCCGGCGGGGCATCCGGCGAGGGACGAGCAGGATACCTTCTATATCACAGAGAATATCCTGCTGCGAACCCAGACCTCCTCTGTGCAGGCGAGGGTCATGGAGCAGGGCAGGCTGCCGATTCGGATGATCTGTCCGGGACGTGTGTTCCGTTCCGACGCGGTGGACGCGACCCATTCCCCCTCCTTCCACCAGATCGAAGGACTCGTGATCGACAGACATGTCACCTTTGCGGATCTCAAGGGGACGCTGGATGCCTTCGCGAAGGAGCTTTTCGGCCCGGAGACGAAGACGAAGCTCCGCCCGCATCATTTTCCGTTTACGGAGCCGTCCGCTGAGGTGGATGTAAGCTGCTTCAAGTGCGGCGGCAAGGGCTGCCGCTTCTGCAAGGGAGAGGGCTGGATCGAGATTCTCGGCTGCGGCATGGTGCACCCGCATGTCCTCGAGATGTGCGGCATCAATCCGAAGGAGTACAGCGGCTTTGCCTTCGGTGTCGGACTCGAGCGCATCGCTCTTCTGAAATACGAGATCGACGATATGAGACTGCTCTATGAGAACGACACCAGATTTCTGGAGCAGTTTTGA
- a CDS encoding aldolase/citrate lyase family protein encodes MTENPNKKRLRRSMMFLNAQKPSLIKDPYIYKIDSLMLDLEDAVAVTAKDAARFSLYHALTSIDYRGSERVVRINGLDTDLWEEDIRCCVAGGVDVIRIAKTENADMVRAVEEKVVAAEEEFDREPGSTLVMAALESARGVMNAYEICKSSDRMIGIALSGGDYTKDLQTRITGTGVELMGARQQMIIAARAAGVQCFDTVWTNLDDMEGFRRDVETIHMMGFDGKSCINPRQIDIVHEVFTPTQKEIIFSEKVIREIDDKKAKGIGVFTVDGKMIDIAFYDGAKRVIMMAKAAGVYKGDL; translated from the coding sequence ATGACAGAGAATCCGAATAAGAAGAGACTGAGAAGATCCATGATGTTCCTGAACGCGCAGAAGCCGTCGCTGATCAAGGACCCCTACATTTACAAGATTGATTCCCTGATGCTGGATCTGGAGGATGCTGTGGCGGTGACCGCAAAGGATGCGGCGCGTTTCTCCCTCTATCATGCGCTGACCTCCATTGACTACAGAGGCTCCGAGAGAGTTGTCCGGATCAACGGACTGGATACCGACCTCTGGGAGGAGGACATCCGCTGCTGCGTGGCAGGCGGCGTAGACGTCATCCGTATCGCGAAGACGGAGAATGCCGATATGGTGAGAGCAGTCGAGGAGAAGGTCGTCGCAGCGGAGGAGGAGTTTGACAGAGAGCCGGGCTCTACCCTCGTAATGGCAGCGCTGGAGTCGGCGAGGGGAGTGATGAACGCCTATGAGATCTGCAAGTCCTCCGACCGTATGATCGGTATCGCACTTTCCGGCGGAGATTACACGAAGGATCTGCAGACCCGGATCACCGGCACCGGCGTCGAGCTGATGGGCGCACGCCAGCAGATGATCATTGCCGCCCGTGCGGCAGGCGTACAGTGCTTTGACACGGTATGGACGAATCTGGACGACATGGAGGGCTTCCGCAGAGATGTCGAAACCATTCACATGATGGGCTTCGACGGCAAGTCCTGCATCAACCCGCGCCAGATCGACATTGTACATGAGGTCTTCACACCAACCCAGAAGGAGATTATCTTTTCCGAGAAGGTCATCAGGGAGATCGATGACAAGAAGGCGAAGGGCATCGGCGTATTCACCGTGGACGGCAAGATGATCGACATTGCCTTCTACGACGGCGCGAAGAGAGTGATTATGATGGCAAAGGCGGCTGGAGTATATAAGGGGGATCTTTAA
- the citF gene encoding citrate lyase subunit alpha: MINAVGRDIPEEILELTGKDIFRGTHHFDGVEFRTATHKVKPVINSGGSKLLPSIHEALAACGIRDGMTLSFHHHFRNGDKVLNMVLEECHRMGVRDLTIAASSLGSQNDPIVPYIEDGTITNIQSSGVRGGIGKAISEGKLRGLAIMRSHGARVRAIETGETHIDIAFIGAPTADEYGNLGANGGKADCGVLSYSAVDAQMADRVVAVTDCLVPFPNLPAQITQTYVDYVVEVDEIGDPTKIATGAAKPTTDQRKLMMAQYCTDFVINTPYFKEGFSYQTGVGGASIASTISLAKVMRERGIHMSFGVGGITKPMCDLLDEGLCRTLVDTQDFDQDAIRNMSTNPRHFYITAGEYANPFNKGAYVNKLDFVILAALEVDTHFNCNVVVGSDGYITGAQGGHPDTAAGAKCTIIIAPIMQGRIPTVCTDCTTVTTPGEDVDVVVTDYGIAINPKRQDLIEATKDSGLPFKTIEELRDIAYSITGEPEKVQFGERVVGIIEARDGSIMDVVREIKPFAFKD; encoded by the coding sequence ATGATAAATGCAGTAGGAAGAGATATACCTGAAGAGATTCTGGAACTGACCGGCAAAGATATTTTCCGCGGCACACATCATTTCGACGGCGTAGAGTTCCGGACGGCGACACATAAGGTGAAGCCGGTCATCAATTCCGGCGGCTCCAAGCTCCTGCCCTCCATTCACGAGGCGCTTGCTGCCTGCGGTATTCGGGACGGCATGACGCTCTCCTTCCACCACCATTTCCGGAACGGGGACAAGGTGCTGAACATGGTGCTCGAGGAGTGCCACAGAATGGGCGTCAGGGATCTGACTATCGCAGCGTCCTCGCTCGGCTCCCAGAACGACCCGATCGTCCCGTACATCGAGGACGGCACGATCACCAATATTCAGTCCTCCGGCGTCCGCGGCGGCATCGGCAAGGCGATCTCGGAGGGTAAGCTCAGGGGACTCGCGATCATGCGTTCCCATGGCGCGCGTGTCCGTGCGATTGAGACGGGAGAGACCCACATTGATATCGCGTTTATTGGCGCGCCGACTGCGGATGAGTACGGCAATCTCGGGGCGAATGGCGGCAAGGCGGACTGCGGTGTCCTTTCCTATTCCGCAGTAGACGCGCAGATGGCGGATCGGGTGGTGGCAGTGACCGACTGTCTGGTTCCGTTCCCGAATCTTCCGGCGCAGATCACGCAGACCTATGTGGACTATGTGGTGGAGGTAGATGAGATCGGCGATCCGACGAAGATCGCGACCGGTGCGGCGAAGCCGACCACAGACCAGAGGAAGCTGATGATGGCACAGTACTGTACGGACTTTGTCATCAATACGCCGTATTTCAAGGAGGGCTTCTCCTACCAGACCGGCGTCGGCGGTGCATCCATTGCCTCCACGATCTCGCTCGCCAAGGTAATGCGGGAGCGCGGCATTCATATGAGCTTCGGTGTCGGCGGTATTACGAAGCCGATGTGCGATCTCCTCGATGAGGGGCTGTGCAGGACGTTGGTGGATACGCAGGATTTCGATCAGGACGCGATTCGGAACATGTCCACGAATCCGCGGCACTTCTACATTACCGCCGGCGAGTATGCAAACCCCTTCAACAAGGGCGCCTATGTCAACAAGCTGGATTTCGTGATCCTCGCGGCGCTGGAGGTGGACACGCATTTCAACTGTAATGTCGTAGTGGGCTCAGACGGCTATATTACCGGTGCACAGGGCGGACATCCGGATACTGCGGCGGGCGCGAAGTGCACGATCATCATCGCACCGATCATGCAGGGCAGAATCCCGACGGTATGCACGGACTGTACGACAGTCACTACGCCGGGTGAGGACGTTGATGTCGTAGTTACCGATTACGGCATCGCGATCAATCCGAAGCGGCAGGATCTGATCGAGGCGACGAAGGACTCCGGGCTTCCGTTCAAGACCATCGAGGAGCTCCGGGACATCGCGTACTCCATCACCGGCGAGCCGGAGAAGGTGCAGTTCGGCGAGAGAGTGGTCGGCATCATCGAGGCGAGAGACGGCTCCATTATGGATGTCGTGCGTGAGATCAAGCCCTTTGCATTCAAGGATTGA
- the sufB gene encoding Fe-S cluster assembly protein SufB, with translation MTKERTEVEDIDRSLYDFRYEERDSEFYRIQEGLTPDIVAEISEKKGDPQWMRDFRLKSLEIYHKLQIPKWGPSIDGLKMENIVTYVRPNTKMTAEWDEVPEDIKQTFEKLGIPQAERASLAGVGAQYDSELVYHNLQESVAEQGVIYTDIESALHGDYAEMIQEHFMHLVPPTDHKFAALHGAVWSGGSFVYVPKGVTVEIPLQSYFRLNAPGAGQFEHTLIIVDEGANLHFIEGCSAPKYNVANLHAGCVELYVGKEARLRYSTIENWSKNMYNLNTKRARVAEGGKMEWVSGSFGSHVSYLYPMTILNGRGAHAEFTGVTFAGHGQNLDTGAKMVHNAPDTSSYINTRSISKDGGASTYRSSVTITRKAKNAKSAVSCQSLMLDDRSRSDTIPAMDVRTQQADVGHEAKIGRISDDAVFYLMSRGVSEEEARAMIVSGFADNVSKELPLEYAVEMNNLIRLEMKGAIG, from the coding sequence ATGACGAAGGAAAGAACAGAAGTGGAGGATATCGACCGTTCCCTCTATGACTTCCGGTATGAGGAGCGGGACTCGGAGTTTTACCGCATTCAGGAGGGCTTGACGCCCGATATCGTGGCAGAGATTTCCGAGAAAAAGGGCGACCCGCAGTGGATGCGGGACTTCCGTTTGAAGTCTCTCGAAATATATCATAAATTACAGATTCCCAAGTGGGGGCCTTCGATCGATGGGCTGAAAATGGAGAACATCGTGACCTATGTCAGACCGAACACGAAGATGACCGCGGAGTGGGACGAGGTTCCGGAGGATATCAAGCAGACCTTCGAGAAGCTGGGGATCCCGCAGGCGGAGAGAGCGTCGCTCGCCGGCGTCGGTGCGCAGTACGACTCGGAGCTGGTCTATCACAATCTTCAGGAGTCTGTGGCGGAGCAGGGCGTGATTTATACGGACATCGAGTCTGCATTGCACGGGGATTATGCGGAGATGATTCAGGAGCATTTCATGCACCTCGTCCCGCCGACGGATCACAAGTTCGCGGCGCTGCACGGGGCGGTCTGGTCCGGAGGCTCTTTCGTCTATGTGCCGAAGGGTGTCACGGTGGAGATCCCGCTGCAGTCGTATTTCCGGCTGAACGCGCCGGGAGCCGGACAGTTTGAGCATACGCTGATTATCGTGGACGAGGGCGCGAACCTGCATTTCATCGAGGGCTGCTCCGCGCCGAAGTATAATGTCGCGAACCTTCACGCAGGCTGTGTAGAGCTTTATGTCGGGAAGGAAGCGCGGCTTCGCTATTCCACGATCGAGAACTGGTCGAAGAATATGTACAATCTGAATACGAAGCGCGCGCGCGTCGCAGAGGGCGGCAAGATGGAGTGGGTTTCCGGCTCCTTCGGATCTCACGTTTCCTACCTCTATCCGATGACGATCCTGAATGGGAGGGGGGCGCATGCGGAGTTTACCGGCGTGACCTTCGCGGGACATGGACAGAATCTGGATACCGGTGCGAAAATGGTGCACAATGCGCCGGATACCAGCTCCTATATCAATACCCGCTCGATCTCGAAGGATGGCGGCGCGTCCACCTATCGCTCGAGTGTGACGATCACGAGGAAAGCGAAAAATGCCAAATCAGCGGTTTCCTGCCAGTCTCTGATGCTGGACGACCGTTCCCGCTCGGATACGATTCCGGCGATGGATGTCCGCACGCAGCAGGCGGATGTCGGACATGAGGCGAAGATCGGACGTATCAGCGACGATGCCGTTTTCTATCTGATGTCCCGAGGCGTATCGGAGGAGGAGGCCCGCGCGATGATCGTCAGCGGTTTCGCGGACAACGTCTCCAAGGAGCTTCCGCTTGAGTACGCGGTGGAGATGAACAATCTGATCCGGCTCGAGATGAAGGGCGCGATCGGGTAG
- a CDS encoding SufB/SufD family protein, with protein sequence MEEKNRKINVLPSPTYSWLRMNEAEIAAPAELLEGKLELRGGTGYTIARCDYGELSDIAGGMGYDMDVLMRDSVSGVTKLTAEGSHEEALRLSLQYHTGARQADVLYVELKDGASLSLVLDFQSDPGAEGFAAIQLKLRLGRNASLRLAQIQRLSGPMTFLNDLGVKAGEEARFEQIQLSLSGENCYWGSRTDLVGRRSFLKTDIGYLLSGKNRLDMNYIANHIGKKTECEIVVDGVLREEAFKLFRGTIDLRKGAKGAVGNELETVLLMDETVTNQTLPVILCDEDDVEGNHGASIGRLDEGLLFYLMSRGMDREAVYEMMARAKVDAVIQKIPDGETRERLFRELHGSE encoded by the coding sequence ATGGAAGAAAAGAATAGGAAGATCAACGTCCTGCCGTCCCCTACCTACAGCTGGCTCCGGATGAATGAGGCGGAGATTGCGGCGCCCGCAGAGCTCCTGGAGGGGAAGCTGGAGCTCAGAGGGGGGACGGGCTATACGATTGCCCGATGCGATTACGGCGAGCTTTCAGACATTGCGGGCGGTATGGGCTATGATATGGATGTCCTGATGCGGGACAGCGTGTCCGGTGTGACGAAGCTGACGGCGGAGGGATCGCATGAGGAGGCGCTTCGTCTCTCCCTGCAGTACCACACGGGTGCAAGACAGGCGGACGTTCTCTATGTCGAGCTGAAGGACGGTGCTTCGCTTTCACTCGTGCTGGATTTTCAGTCCGATCCGGGTGCGGAGGGCTTCGCGGCGATCCAGCTCAAGCTCCGACTCGGCAGGAACGCGTCGCTGCGGCTCGCCCAGATCCAGCGGCTTTCCGGACCGATGACATTTCTGAATGACCTGGGCGTGAAGGCGGGCGAGGAGGCGCGCTTTGAGCAGATCCAGCTTTCACTATCCGGAGAGAACTGCTACTGGGGCTCCCGGACGGATCTCGTCGGCAGGAGGAGCTTCCTGAAGACGGATATCGGCTACCTGCTCTCCGGGAAGAACCGCCTCGATATGAATTACATTGCGAATCATATCGGGAAGAAGACCGAATGTGAGATCGTGGTGGACGGCGTGCTCCGGGAGGAGGCATTTAAGCTTTTCCGCGGCACGATCGATCTCCGAAAGGGCGCGAAGGGCGCAGTCGGGAACGAGCTGGAGACTGTGCTGCTGATGGATGAGACGGTGACGAACCAGACCCTTCCCGTCATTCTCTGCGATGAGGACGACGTAGAGGGCAATCACGGAGCGAGCATCGGAAGACTCGACGAGGGCCTGCTCTTCTACCTGATGTCCCGCGGGATGGATCGGGAGGCGGTCTATGAGATGATGGCACGGGCGAAGGTTGACGCGGTGATACAGAAGATTCCGGACGGAGAGACGAGGGAGAGACTGTTCCGGGAGCTGCACGGCAGCGAGTAA
- a CDS encoding radical SAM protein translates to MKRMDGQEERIAAYERCTLCPRACGAARNDGQSGICGVDAELYVARAALHFWEEPCISGSEGSGAVFFSGCSLKCVFCQNYALSRGGRGKRIGIPRLTEIFFELEEQGANNINLVTPDHYIPSIAQAMQDARERGLRIPFVINCSGYETTEQLCSLSGLADIYLMDFKYMDAEKARRYSAAPDYPERAKEALREMLRQAPEPILDAAGKMQRGVIVRHLLMPGMVRNAEAVVDYVYESYGEQVYLSLMQQFTPLPRLAEYPELCRRVSRREYARLVDHALSLGIERAFIQERGTAEESFIPLWNQEGV, encoded by the coding sequence ATGAAAAGGATGGACGGGCAGGAGGAGCGGATCGCAGCGTATGAGCGATGCACACTCTGCCCGCGGGCATGCGGTGCGGCGCGAAATGACGGACAGAGCGGCATCTGCGGCGTGGACGCAGAGCTCTATGTCGCGCGGGCAGCACTTCATTTCTGGGAGGAGCCATGTATCTCGGGCAGCGAAGGGAGCGGCGCGGTCTTTTTCTCGGGATGCAGCCTGAAATGCGTATTCTGCCAGAACTATGCACTCTCGCGCGGCGGACGGGGAAAGCGGATCGGCATTCCGCGGCTCACGGAAATCTTCTTCGAGCTGGAGGAACAGGGTGCGAACAACATAAATCTCGTGACGCCGGACCATTATATTCCGTCGATAGCGCAGGCCATGCAGGATGCGCGGGAGAGAGGGCTGCGAATCCCCTTCGTCATAAACTGTTCCGGCTACGAGACGACGGAGCAGCTTTGCAGTCTTTCGGGACTCGCGGATATCTATCTGATGGACTTTAAGTACATGGATGCGGAGAAGGCGAGGCGCTACTCCGCTGCGCCGGACTATCCGGAGCGGGCAAAGGAGGCGCTTCGCGAGATGCTGCGGCAGGCGCCGGAGCCGATATTGGATGCAGCGGGGAAAATGCAGAGAGGCGTCATTGTCCGGCATCTTCTGATGCCCGGGATGGTGCGGAATGCGGAAGCAGTCGTGGATTATGTATACGAAAGCTATGGGGAGCAGGTTTATCTCAGCCTGATGCAGCAGTTTACGCCGCTCCCGCGGCTTGCGGAGTACCCGGAGCTCTGCCGCAGAGTGAGCCGCAGGGAATATGCGCGTCTCGTTGATCATGCGCTCTCGCTCGGAATCGAGCGTGCCTTCATTCAGGAGAGGGGAACTGCGGAGGAGAGCTTCATTCCGCTCTGGAATCAGGAGGGCGTCTGA